Proteins from a single region of Apium graveolens cultivar Ventura chromosome 7, ASM990537v1, whole genome shotgun sequence:
- the LOC141674556 gene encoding protein neprosin-like, whose translation MVLQSEDGDIIDCIDILKQPAFSHPALKNHTILMKPNNDPKKKSAESETTHWTRKENIERNIVTSQVWHRKGITCPNGTVPIRRVQEFNNFPKNKHGRKNLTYHQLMQSTDTVNLMLANHSTAVLIAEGYSYTAGKGDMVVWNPNVESDDEYSTFSCITQKWSSARVRVNPSVYGDHQTRLFAYWTADSSKKTGCFDQTCPGFVQTNSKIALGAAIHPISGPNGLPYKISIYIYKDFITNNWWLQYGDNINIGYWPPELFKMLWYQANLVEWGGEVYSTRIGAIHPHTATAMGSGQYSDPTGHWITSGQITRKRA comes from the exons ATGGTTTTGCAAAGTGAAGATGGAGATATAATCGACTGCATTGATATTCTGAAGCAGCCAGCTTTTAGCCACCCTGCTTTGAAGAATCACACAATTCTG ATGAAACCTAATAATGATCCTAAGAAAAAGAGTGCAGAAAGCGAAACAACACACTGGACAAGAAAAGAAAATATTGAGAGGAACATAGTGACCTCACAAGTGTGGCATAGAAAAGGCATTACATGTCCCAATGGGACAGTACCCATTCGAAGAGTCCAAGAATTCAACAACTTTCCGAAAAACAAACATGGGAGGAAAAATCTTACTTATCATCAGCTTATGCAATCAACTGACACAGTTAATCTGATGCTAGCAAACCACTCG ACTGCTGTGCTGATTGCTGAAGGATACAGTTATACAGCTGGGAAAGGCGATATGGTAGTTTGGAATCCGAATGTGGAGTCAGATGATGAGTATAGTACCTTCTCATGTATCACTCAGAAATGGTCCTCTGCACGCGTACGA GTAAATCCAAGTGTGTATGGGGATCACCAGACTCGATTGTTTGCTTATTGGACT GCCGATTCATCGAAGAAGACTGGTTGTTTTGATCAAACTTGCCCTGGATTTGTTCAAACAAACAGTAAAATAGCACTAGGAGCTGCAATACATCCCATCTCAGGGCCAAATGGTCTACCGTACAAAATTTCTATCTACATTTACAAG GATTTTATCACTAATAACTGGTGGTTACAATATGGAGACAATATAAACATAGGGTATTGGCCACCTGAGTTATTCAAAATGTTATGGTATCAAGCTAATTTGGTTGAATGGGGAGGTGAAGTTTATAGTACAAGAATTGGAGCAATTCATCCACACACAGCAACCGCAATGGGAAGTGGCCAGTATTCAGACCCTACTGGTCACTGGATCACGTCAGGCCAAATTACAAGAAAACGGGCATGA